From a region of the Helicoverpa armigera isolate CAAS_96S chromosome 14, ASM3070526v1, whole genome shotgun sequence genome:
- the LOC110375664 gene encoding saccharopine dehydrogenase-like oxidoreductase has protein sequence MANKSIDIIVFGATGFTGKCAVKNLAILTKDKYCDMTWGIAGRSLNKLQSLKKELSDSGLAVENILIFESDIEDRQSLKKALLLARVVINCTGPNTTLSPPIVEACIECGTHYVDISAEMFHILSLYQRYNKAAEDKSTLIIPSCGFAAIPSETGMIYLERQFKGTLHTVECYVELLLPKRTYVPGRALIHNGTWTSLVYVLEYFKDYLTLWKELFPKPVEPVPEEMNKSFFHRHNGRCWFPYPGTDNDLVNMSQRYLHNKNQKKPVHFGAYTTVPLFFHWIVIAAIYLYYYLSYFKFFRNWLINCPRLFTLGYASKKGPTDRTRKDTKFEFVLNGKGWELDGKMESRPTKTMSVKVSGNDPGYDATSIAIIMSAITILRESSNMPKGGVVMPGAAFYRTDIVDRLMHEGYSYEILKEVEDL, from the exons ATGGCTAATAAAAGTATAGATATAATAGTGTTTGGTGCAACAGGGTTCACTGGAAAATGTGCTGTGAAAAATCTAGCTATATtaacaaaagataaatattgTGATATGACATGGGGTATTGCTGGTCGTTCTTTGAATAAACTACAGAGTTTAAAAAAGGAACTGAGTGATTCTG GTTTGGCAGTAGAgaacattttgatatttgaaaGTGACATTGAAGATCGTCAATCCCTGAAGAAAGCACTGCTCCTGGCCAGAGTTGTCATCAACTGTACGGGCCCCAACACGACCCTGAGCCCTCCTATAGTAGAAGCCTGCATCGAATGTGGTACACATTACGTCGATATTTCTGCTGAAATGTTT CACATACTCAGCCTATATCAACGATATAACAAAGCGGCAGAAGATAAAAGCACACTGATTATCCCAAGCTGTGGATTTGCTGCTATACCATCGGAAACTGGCATGATATACCTTGAGAGACAATTCAAAG GGACGTTACACACAGTAGAATGCTACGTAGAGCTACTTTTACCAAAGAGAACGTATGTACCTGGCCGAGCCCTCATACACAATGGAACATGGACATCCCTCGTTTATGTGTTGGAATATTTCAAAGACTACCTCACTTTATGGAAGGAGTTGTTTCCGAAGCCTGTGGAGCCGGTGCCTGAAGAAATGAACAA ATCCTTTTTCCATCGTCACAACGGCCGATGTTGGTTCCCCTACCCAGGGACGGACAATGATTTAGTCAACATGTCCCAAAGATATTTAcacaacaaaaatcaaaagaaacctGTACATTTCGGGGCTTACACCACAGTTCCTCTGTTCTTTCACTGGATTGTAATTGctgctatttatttgtattactaTTTGAGTTACTTCAAGTTCTTTAGGAATTGGCTAATTAATTGCCCTCGTCTTTTCACCCTGGGTTACGCATCTAAAAAAGGACCCACTGATCGGACGAGAAAGGATACAAAATTTGAGTTTGTTCTAAATGGTAAAGGATGGGAGCTAGATGGAAAGATGGAATCAAGGCCGACGAAAACTATGTCGGTGAAG GTATCAGGCAACGATCCTGGTTACGATGCAACAAGTATAGCCATCATTATGAGTGCAATCACAATATTAAGAGAAAGTTCAAACATGCCCAA AGGGGGAGTCGTCATGCCCGGAGCAGCATTCTACAGAACCGATATCGTAGATAGATTGATGCATGAAGGTTACAGCTACGAAATTTTAAAAGAAGTAGAAGATCTGTAG
- the LOC110375660 gene encoding uncharacterized protein LOC110375660: MIDDLCICLRIVGITVPPLKQRGESSTLTCDYDLEGGRLYSVKWYRDNEEFYRYMPKLRPPQHAHKLDGVKVDLEKSTARRVHLRELTLKSRGLYRCEVSEEAPSFHSAQAEAFMEVYYFPRETPRITGYERPYQLKEPLDVNCSSAKSFPAPDLQWMIDGQKITDRSWLVAFGAKPAPQGLLVSTLGLRAPTKPRMKLKCVATIGTHRRERTVIIEINSSSWNKSFSLLIMITLNIVCVKIS, encoded by the exons ATGATAGACGatc TATGCATATGCCTCCGCATAGTCGGCATCACGGTACCACCGCTGAAACAGCGAGGGGAGTCATCCACACTCACCTGCGACTACGACCTGGAAGGAGGTCGGTTGTACTCCGTCAAGTGGTACCGCGACAACGAGGAGTTCTACCGGTACATGCCGAAGCTCAGGCCTCCGCAGCACGCTCATAAGTTAGATGGCGTTAAAGTTGAT TTAGAGAAATCAACGGCCCGTCGGGTCCACCTTCGGGAGTTGACGCTCAAATCCCGAGGGCTGTACCGCTGCGAAGTATCGGAGGAAGCTCCCTCGTTCCACTCAGCTCAAGCCGAGGCCTTCATGGAAGTTTATT ACTTTCCCCGCGAAACTCCACGCATCACGGGATACGAACGACCGTATCAACTGAAAGAACCGCTAGATGTGAACTGCTCTTCAGCCAAATCGTTTCCCGCACCAGACCTTCAATGGATGATAGACGGTCAAAAA ATCACTGACAGATCATGGCTGGTCGCGTTTGGCGCGAAGCCCGCACCGCAAGGACTGTTGGTGTCTACCCTCGGTTTGAGAGCACCGACCAAGCCTCGCATGAAACTTAAATGCGTCGCTACTATAGGCACGCATAGAAGAGAACGGACTGTCATCATAG aaataaactCATCAAGCTGGAACAAATCATTCAGTTTGCTAATAATGATAACACTGAACATTGTTTGTGTGAAGATATCGTGA
- the Vps4 gene encoding vacuolar protein sorting-associated protein 4: MASSNTLQKAIDLVTKATEEDKNKNYEEALRLYEHGVEYFLHAVKYEAQGERAKESIRAKCLQYLDRAEKLKEYLKKGSKKKPVKDGESNSKSEDKKSDSDSDSDNPEKKKLQGKLEGAIVVEKPHVKWSDVAGLEAAKEALKEAVILPIKFPHLFTGKRIPWKGILLFGPPGTGKSYLAKAVATEANNSTFFSVSSSDLVSKWLGESEKLVKNLFELARQHKPSIIFIDEIDSLCSSRSDNESESARRIKTEFLVQMQGVGNDMDGILVLGATNIPWVLDSAIRRRFEKRIYIALPEEHARLDMFKLHMGNTRHQLTEQDLKVLAAKTEGYSGADICIVTRDALMQPVRKVQSATHFKKVSGPSPLDPNVTVNDLLTPCSPGDPGAMEMTWMDVPGDKLNEPPVTMSDMLRSLAISKPTVNDEDMVRLRKFMEDFGQEG, encoded by the coding sequence ATGGCATCATCCAATACCCTGCAAAAGGCTATTGACCTCGTCACAAAAGCTACAGAGGAGGACAAGAATAAGAACTATGAAGAAGCGTTACGTTTATATGAACATGGTGTAGAGTACTTTCTCCATGCTGTTAAATATGAAGCTCAGGGTGAAAGGGCCAAAGAAAGTATAAGAGCAAAATGTCTGCAGTACTTGGACAGAGCTGAGAAACTCAAGGAATACCTCAAAAAAGGCAGCAAGAAAAAGCCAGTCAAGGACGGAGAGTCCAACTCCAAAAGTGAGGATAAAAAGAGTGATAGTGACAGTGACTCAGATAATCCTGAGAAGAAGAAGCTCCAAGGAAAACTTGAAGGTGCTATTGTAGTGGAAAAACCACACGTCAAGTGGAGTGATGTTGCTGGTCTGGAGGCAGCTAAAGAAGCTTTGAAGGAAGCTGTTATTCTTCCTATCAAGTTTCCTCATCTTTTCACTGGTAAAAGAATACCCTGGAAGGGAATCTTACTATTTGGACCCCCTGGTACTGGTAAATCTTACTTGGCCAAGGCTGTGGCCACTGAGGCAAATAACTCAACATTTTTCTCAGTGTCATCTTCTGATCTTGTTTCCAAATGGCTTGGTGAGTCTGAGAAATTGGTAAAGAATCTTTTCGAACTTGCCCGCCAACACAAGCCCAGCATTATATTCATTGACGAAATCGATTCTCTATGTTCATCGCGTTCCGACAACGAATCCGAGTCTGCACGACGAATCAAAACCGAATTTCTTGTACAGATGCAAGGTGTAGGCAATGACATGGACGGTATTCTAGTCCTGGGCGCCACAAATATCCCGTGGGTACTCGACTCCGCCATCCGAAGACGATTTGAGAAACGTATTTACATTGCTCTGCCAGAAGAGCATGCGCGTTTGGACATGTTCAAATTGCACATGGGAAACACAAGACACCAACTTACCGAGCAAGATTTAAAGGTTCTGGCTGCTAAAACTGAAGGCTATTCAGGTGCTGACATATGCATTGTTACACGCGATGCACTGATGCAGCCTGTACGTAAGGTACAATCAGCTACACATTTCAAGAAAGTGTCTGGTCCCAGCCCTCTTGACCCCAATGTGACTGTCAATGATCTTTTAACACCATGCTCTCCTGGCGACCCTGGTGCAATGGAAATGACCTGGATGGACGTCCCTGGCGACAAATTGAACGAACCCCCAGTAACAATGTCCGACATGCTTCGATCTCTAGCAATATCTAAACCTACCGTAAATGATGAAGATATGGTCAGACTCAGGAAGTTCATGGAAGATTTTGGCCAGGAAGGATAG
- the LOC110375655 gene encoding probable mitochondrial glutathione transporter SLC25A40 isoform X1: protein MIREDDPQFRITPFQQMASACSGALITSLFMTPLDVVKIRLQAQQKALLSNKCYLYCNGLMEHICPCGDSAWIPRRVHFNGTMDAFYKIAKLEGVPALWSGLSPTLVLALPCTVIYFVSYEQLRYRMKTKYNAATHTTIQPMWIPMIAGATARMTAVTIVSPLELIRTKMQSKKLSYADITVALRQVIKYEGYRGLFRGLGSTLLRDVPFSGLYWTTFETTKKAFNKPDSEKNTFLFNFFCGSVAGSIAALVTLPFDVLKTHQQIELGEKEIYTDGKVHQRASNMKNIARTIYTNHGVKGLFTGFLPRIFKVAPACAIMIATFEYGKQFFQKYNTQKYKEKMQRHQEIVLMGQPSKNDYS from the exons ATGATTCGAGAAGATGACCCCCAGTTTCGGATTACTCCATTCCAGCAAATGGCATCGGCGTGTTCCGGTGCCCTTATAACCTCGTTATTCA TGACACCACTGGATGTGGTTAAAATAAGGCTGCAAGCTCAACAGAAGGCACTGCTCTCGAATAAATGTTACCTTTATTGCAATGGTCTTATGGAACATATATGCCCCTGCGGAGACTCAGCATGGATACCCCGACGAGTGCACTTCAACGGCACGATG gatgcattttataaaatagctaaATTAGAAGGAGTTCCCGCTCTATGGTCTGGATTAAGTCCTACTTTAGTCTTGGCTTTGCCATGTACTGTCATATATTTTGTATCATATGAACAGCTCAGATATAGGATGAAAACTAAATACAATGCTGCTACTCACACTA CTATACAACCAATGTGGATACCAATGATAGCGGGGGCTACGGCAAGAATGACAGCTGTGACGATTGTCAGTCCTTTAGAACTAATTAGAACAAAAATGCAGTCGAAAAAGTTGTCATATGCAG ATATTACAGTAGCTTTGCGACAAGTCATAAAATACGAAGGCTATAGAGGACTATTCCGAGGTTTGGGATCAACTTTATTACGAGACGTACCATTTTCag GTTTATATTGGACAACTTTTGAAACAACCAAGAAGGCTTTTAACAAACCGGACTCCGaaaagaatacatttttattcaacttCTTCTGCGGATCAGTTGCAGGcagt ATTGCAGCATTAGTAACACTTCCATTTGACGTCCTAAAAACACATCAACAAATAGAATTAGGAGAAAAAGAAATTTATACAG ATGGTAAAGTCCATCAAAGAGCTTCCAATATGAAGAACATCGCGCGAACAATTTACACCAACCATGGAGTCAAGGGGCTATTCACGGGATTCTTGCCTCGAATATTTAAAGTGGCACCAGCGTGCGCAATTATGATCGCGACATTCGAATATGGAAAACAATTCTTCCAAAAATACAACACACAGAAGTACAAGGAAAAAATGCAAAG gCATCAAGAAATAGTGTTGATGGGCCAACCATCTAAGAATGACtactcataa
- the LOC110375655 gene encoding probable mitochondrial glutathione transporter SLC25A40 isoform X2 produces the protein MIREDDPQFRITPFQQMASACSGALITSLFMTPLDVVKIRLQAQQKALLSNKCYLYCNGLMEHICPCGDSAWIPRRVHFNGTMDAFYKIAKLEGVPALWSGLSPTLVLALPCTVIYFVSYEQLRYRMKTKYNAATHTTIQPMWIPMIAGATARMTAVTIVSPLELIRTKMQSKKLSYADITVALRQVIKYEGYRGLFRGLGSTLLRDVPFSGLYWTTFETTKKAFNKPDSEKNTFLFNFFCGSVAGSIAALVTLPFDVLKTHQQIELGEKEIYTVHQRASNMKNIARTIYTNHGVKGLFTGFLPRIFKVAPACAIMIATFEYGKQFFQKYNTQKYKEKMQRHQEIVLMGQPSKNDYS, from the exons ATGATTCGAGAAGATGACCCCCAGTTTCGGATTACTCCATTCCAGCAAATGGCATCGGCGTGTTCCGGTGCCCTTATAACCTCGTTATTCA TGACACCACTGGATGTGGTTAAAATAAGGCTGCAAGCTCAACAGAAGGCACTGCTCTCGAATAAATGTTACCTTTATTGCAATGGTCTTATGGAACATATATGCCCCTGCGGAGACTCAGCATGGATACCCCGACGAGTGCACTTCAACGGCACGATG gatgcattttataaaatagctaaATTAGAAGGAGTTCCCGCTCTATGGTCTGGATTAAGTCCTACTTTAGTCTTGGCTTTGCCATGTACTGTCATATATTTTGTATCATATGAACAGCTCAGATATAGGATGAAAACTAAATACAATGCTGCTACTCACACTA CTATACAACCAATGTGGATACCAATGATAGCGGGGGCTACGGCAAGAATGACAGCTGTGACGATTGTCAGTCCTTTAGAACTAATTAGAACAAAAATGCAGTCGAAAAAGTTGTCATATGCAG ATATTACAGTAGCTTTGCGACAAGTCATAAAATACGAAGGCTATAGAGGACTATTCCGAGGTTTGGGATCAACTTTATTACGAGACGTACCATTTTCag GTTTATATTGGACAACTTTTGAAACAACCAAGAAGGCTTTTAACAAACCGGACTCCGaaaagaatacatttttattcaacttCTTCTGCGGATCAGTTGCAGGcagt ATTGCAGCATTAGTAACACTTCCATTTGACGTCCTAAAAACACATCAACAAATAGAATTAGGAGAAAAAGAAATTTATACAG TCCATCAAAGAGCTTCCAATATGAAGAACATCGCGCGAACAATTTACACCAACCATGGAGTCAAGGGGCTATTCACGGGATTCTTGCCTCGAATATTTAAAGTGGCACCAGCGTGCGCAATTATGATCGCGACATTCGAATATGGAAAACAATTCTTCCAAAAATACAACACACAGAAGTACAAGGAAAAAATGCAAAG gCATCAAGAAATAGTGTTGATGGGCCAACCATCTAAGAATGACtactcataa
- the LOC110375663 gene encoding U6 snRNA-associated Sm-like protein LSm8, whose translation MASGLENYVNQTVSVITSDGRNFIGTLKGFDQTINIILDESHERVFSSSTGVAQVVLGLHIIRGDNVAIVGQIDESIDSRLDLGNIKAEPLGSIVH comes from the coding sequence ATGGCTTCAGGACTGGAAAATTATGTGAATCAAACAGTGTCAGTGATAACTTCAGACGGCCGGAATTTTATTGGAACTTTAAAAGGTTTTGATCAGACGATAAACATTATATTGGATGAATCCCACGAGCGAGTGTTCTCTTCTTCAACTGGTGTGGCGCAAGTGGTTCTTGGACTTCACATAATACGTGGCGACAATGTAGCGATCGTCGGCCAAATAGACGAATCTATTGATAGCAGATTAGACCTTGGGAATATAAAAGCAGAACCTTTGGGTTCTATTGTTCATTAG
- the LOC110375661 gene encoding putative peptidyl-tRNA hydrolase PTRHD1 — protein sequence MSNTIVQYILLRTDLLKELGWSIGSVVAQACHASTAVLHLYKDDETTVQYLNDMDNMHKVVLEVPNEEALKKVTEKLKENSIAHKLWIEQPENIPTCLALKPYPKDEVKKFVGKYKLMKLQLNA from the exons ATGTCGAATACAATCGTGCAGTATATTCTGCTTCGTACCGATTTACTGAAGGAGCTGGGATGGTCTATAGGATCAGTAGTGGCCCAGGCTTGTCACGCGTCAACAGCTGTGCTCCATCTCTACAAAGATGACGAGACAACTGTACAGTATCTGAATGATATGGATAATATGCACAAAGTGGTGTTAGAG gTGCCCAATGAAGAAGCATTGAAAAAGGTGACagaaaagttaaaagaaaattcaataGCACACAAACTATGGATAGAACAGCCAGAAAATATTCCCACTTGCTTAGCCCTCAAGCCTTATCCTAAGGATGAAGTTAAAAAGTTTGTAGGAAAATATAAACTAATGAAGCTTCAACTTAATgcgtaa